In Carassius auratus strain Wakin chromosome 39, ASM336829v1, whole genome shotgun sequence, a genomic segment contains:
- the LOC113058001 gene encoding mediator of RNA polymerase II transcription subunit 7-like, which produces MGEPQQVSALPPPPMQYIKEYTDENVRKGLAPKPPPPIRDSYMMFGNQFQCDDLIIRPLESQGIERLHPMQFDHKRELKKLNMSILVNFLDLLDILIKSPGSIKREEKLEDLKLLFVHMHHLINEYRPHQARETLRVMMEVQKRQRLETAERFQKHLERVVEMIQGYLASLPDDLPQPNSSSVGEAGGVASAGDFRLKTEPRDVDETGVSCMVAQTDKNVPSRKDKVWDKDAAMCSIIDEMT; this is translated from the coding sequence ATGGGGGAGCCACAGCAGGTCAGTGCTCTCCCACCGCCTCCGATGCAGTACATCAAGGAGTACACAGATGAAAATGTGCGAAAGGGACTGGCCCCCAAACCCCCTCCTCCTATTCGAGACAGTTACATGATGTTTGGTAATCAGTTCCAATGCGATGACCTCATTATTCGTCCACTGGAGAGCCAAGGCATTGAGCGCCTTCACCCTATGCAGTTTGACCACAAAAGAGAGCTGAAGAAACTAAATATGTCCATCCTGGTCAACTTTCTGGACCTTCTGGACATCCTCATCAAAAGCCCAGGCAGCATTAAGCGAGAGGAGAAGCTGGAGGACTTGAAACTTCTTTTTGTCCACATGCATCACCTCATCAACGAGTACCGTCCCCACCAGGCCAGAGAGACGCTGCGGGTCATGATGGAGGTTCAGAAGAGACAGAGACTGGAGACGGCTGAGCGTTTCCAGAAGCACCTGGAGCGGGTGGTGGAGATGATCCAGGGGTATCTTGCCTCACTGCCTGATGATTTGCCACAACCCAACAGCTCCAGCGTGGGAGAGGCTGGTGGTGTGGCGTCAGCTGGAGACTTCAGACTAAAAACTGAGCCTAGGGATGTAGATGAGACAGGTGTTAGCTGCATGGTTGCACAAACGGACAAGAACGTGCCCAGTAGAAAGGACAAAGTGTGGGATAAGGATGCTGCAATGTGCAGTATTATTGATGAGATGACATAA
- the LOC113057999 gene encoding LON peptidase N-terminal domain and RING finger protein 1-like, which translates to MDLLECPICLFLMCEPMTMSCGHSFCRRCMGAFLPSRCPTCKERLKQRDAKNIKNNVLLFSVLEKCCPEETKMKCHIQEKLKTSEFTEALRIADEGIEMVPEDVSLKVWRAEACMGLRRFSDALRDLDDLCCVRPNWTEGFFRKGNVLLEMGRRTEALIQFYRCLKQQSDFAPAKSQIKKILEAEGMAVPEEVPRMLHVVSEYLQDLCPITSSVSPLCPDAQRYSHNDTEGQSDPVQNATKVKHGTSSECCLSLCQAVSFLPTAEDDEELMTKREEKQNRGVCSVARESCLSVLTVSDFECPLCIRLFYEPVTTPCGHTFCKNCLERSLDHNLRCPLCKQPLQEYFKNRKYNPTVLLQEIMSRLFPQQLAERKQVHEAEMAELSNLTKDIPIFVCTVAYPGIPCPLHIFEPRYRLMMRRCMETGTKKFGMCSYEHGKGFADYGCMLDILDLDLLPDGRSYVDTVGGSRFRVLRRGQRDGYHTADIEYLEDHKVEGAELELLQLLHDSVYQQAREWYHRLNSRIQEQITRQYGIMPEKEDDIQASANGPAWCWWLLSVLQLDPAYQTTVLSLTSLKDRLGHLRIVLEYFSQS; encoded by the exons ATGGATCTGCTGGAGTGTCCGATCTGTCTGTTCCTCATGTGCGAGCCCATGACCATGAGCTGCGGTCACTCTTTCTGCAGGAGATGCATGGGAGCCTTCCTGCCCTCGCGATGCCCCACATGCAAAGAACGTTTAAAACAGAGAGATgcaaaaaacatcaaaaacaacgTGTTGCTCTTCAGCGTCCTTGAGAAATGTTGTCCCGAAGAGACTAAGATGAAATGTCACATTCAAGAGAAACTGAAAACGAGCGAGTTTACAGAAGCGCTGCGTATTGCTGATGAAGGGATCGAAATGG TCCCTGAAGATGTGAGTCTTAAAGTGTGGCGAGCTGAGGCCTGCATGGGCCTCCGTCGCTTTTCGGATGCCCTCCGTGACCTGGATGACCTGTGCTGTGTGCGACCCAACTGGACCGAG GGTTTCTTTCGTAAAGGGAACGTACTTCTTGAAATGGGCAGACGGACTGAAGCCCTCATTCAGTTTTACCGTTGCCTGAAGCAGCAGTCTGATTTTGCCCCTGCAAAAAGTCAGATTAAGAAG ATCTTAGAGGCAGAGGGCATGGCTGTACCAGAAGAAGTTCCACGGATGCTGCATGTTGTGTCTGAGTACTTGCAGGATCTCTGTCCTATCACCAGCTCTGTAAGCCCCTTGTGTCCAGATGCTCAGCGCTACTCCCACAACGATACCGAAGGTCAAAGTGATCCCGTGCAG AATGCAACTAAAGTGAAGCACGGCACCAGCAGCGAGTGCTGCCTGAGCCTGTGTCAGGCCGTGTCCTTCCTCCCCACTGCTGAGGATGATGAGGAACTGATGACGAAGAGAGAAGAGAAACAGAACAGAG GTGTGTGCAGCGTGGCCAGAGAGTCCTGCCTCAGCGTCCTGACTGTGAGTGATTTTGAGTGCCCTCTCTGCATCAG GTTATTCTATGAGCCGGTGACGACTCCCTGTGGACACACCTTCTGCAAAAACTGCCTTGAGAGAAGTCTGGACCATAATCTACGCTGTCCACTTTGTAAACAACCACTGCAGGAG TATTTTAAGAACAGAAAGTACAACCCCACCGTGCTGCTGCAGGAGATTATGTCCCGCCTCTTCCCCCAGCAGTTGGCTGAGAGGAAACAGGTGCATGAGGCGGAGATGGCAGAGCTCTCAAA TTTGACTAAGGACATCCCAATCTTTGTGTGCACGGTGGCGTACCCTGGCATCCCGTGTCCACTGCACATCTTTGAGCCTCGTTACCGTCTGATGATGCGGCGATGTATGGAGACGGGCACCAAAAAGTTTGGCATGTGCAGCTACGAGCACGGCAAAGG CTTTGCAGATTATGGCTGCATGTTGGATATTTTGGATCTGGATTTGCTTCCTGATGGTCGCTCCTATGTGGATACAGTGGGAGGAAGTCGCTTCCGAGTGCTCAGGAGAGGACAGAGGGATGGCTACCACACTGCTGATATTGAGTACCTGGAGGACCACAAG GTTGAAGGCGCCGAGCTTGAATTATTGCAGCTACTCCATGACAGCGTGTATCAGCAGGCGAGAGAGTGGTACCACCGTCTGAACAGCCGCATTCAGGAGCAGATCACCCGGCAGTATGGCATCATGcccgagaaagaggacgacattCAG GCATCTGCTAATGGGCCGGCCTGGTGCTGGTGGCTCCTGTCAGTGCTGCAGCTAGATCCAGCCTATCAGACCACCGTCCTGTCTCTGACATCCCTGAAGGACAGACTGGGTCATCTACGTATCGTACTAGAATACTTCTCTCAGAGCTAG